The stretch of DNA ACCAGCGCCCCGGTGCCGTGCTTGTCCACGGCGTACAGGTAGAAGTAGAGCGACTGGTCGGCGGTGGACGGGGTCACCGTCACGGTGGCCTCGGGCGAGCCGCTGACCCGGGTGCCCTCGGACAGCGCCGGGCCGGTCCACACGCCGGCGTAGGAGCGGTTCACCAGCGGCAGCGACACCCCGGTGGGGATGTCGGCGAACTGCTGGAGCGCCCCGCTGAGCAGCAGCGTCCCGCTCTCGGCCGTGGTGCCCCGGCCCGCGCCGGCCCGGTAGTTCCACCCGGTCTCGGCCTCCTCCACCAGGCCGCCGGTGGACTGCCAGTTCTCCCAGGAGCGGCGCGGCTCGCTCAGCCCGTAGGCCAGCTCGCCCTCGGAGACCGCGTCCCAGTCGGGGTAGGAGGCCCAGTCGCCGCGCCCGTTGTTCGGCTTGACCCGCACCGGGTCCTCGGCGTCCACGCCGTTGTCCTCGCCCTTGAGGTGGTGGTCGAACCAGCGGTTCAGCTCCTCCCAGGTCTCGTTGGGCAGCCCGACCGCGCCGAACGCCTCCGGGGTGGCGTGGTCGCCGGCCGAGAGCATGAGCCGCTTGGGGCCCTCCAGCTCCCGGTAGAAGTCGGTCATCTGGCCGGGCGGGAAGATCCCGTCGTTCCAGGCGTGCCCGATCATCACCGCGGTCCCGTTGGCGTTGATCGCGTCGAGCTTGGTGGACACCGACCGCTCGGGCGCCAGGTCCAGGGCGGGCTGGACGTTGCCCTTGCGGTACTCCCGCTCCATCTCCAGCAGCTTCTCCCCAGGGTTGCCGGTGAGGTGGCCGGCCGCGATGAGCAGTTCCACCGCCTGGTAGCTGATGGTCTCGTTGGCGTAGATGGACTCGGCCAGGTCGGCCCAGCCGCTGAGCGCGCCCACCGCCTTGACCCGGTCGTCGGCGGCCGCGGTGAGCAGGCTGATCCCGGCCCCGTAGGAGATCCCGGCCATGCCGATCCGGTCCGGGTCGGCGTCGGTGTTCTCCAGCGCCCAGTCGATGACCGCGCGGGCGTCGGCCACGTCCTCGGGCCCGGCGACCTCGATGCCGCCGCCGGAGTTCCAGAATCCCCGGGAGGTATAGGAGACGACCTGGTAGCCGGACTCGTAGGCGAGCTTCTTGGCGGCGCCGACGTAGAGCAGCTTGTTGGTGGCCCACGCGGAGGGCATCACCAGCAGCGGCCGCGGCCCCTCGTAGCCGGTGGGGGTGATGACCAGGGCGGGGATGTCGATCCCGCCGTGGCCGGTGATGGTCTGGTACTCGACGTCGGTACCGGTGCCGGCGTGCGCGGGCGGTGCGGTCAGTGCGACGGCGAGCAGGGATGCGAGTACGGCGGCGCAGGCCGCCCTGAATGCGCGCATGGCTTCCTCACTCCGGCCCGGCGGGACGGGCCGAAACAGGGGATGTCGGGGGAGGGGCGGTGCGGGGGACCGCCCCGTCCCCCCGAGGTCGCGCCGGTGCCTGCGGGCCCCTCGGATGCGAGGGGGTGCCGCCGGCATCCCCTCGGGGGATGCGGCCCGCGGGGTGCCGCGGGCCGTGCAGCTCTTTACTGTGAGGTAACTTACACGCCGGTAACGTAAGGCGGAGCACACCTCCTTGTAAAGGGCCCGGCATCGGGACGTGCCCGCGGGACGCGGCGGCGCCCCGCCCGGGTGCGGGACAATGGCGGGGTGCGAATCGCCGAACAGCTCCTCCAGAACCCCGCCCCGTCCGACCCGCGCGAGGTGGTGATCCTCGGTTCCACCGGATCCATCGGCACCCAGGCGCTGGACGTCGTCCGGGGCGCCCCGGGGCGGTTCCGGGTCGTCGGCCTGGCCGCCGGCGGCGGCCGCCCCGACCTCCTCGCCGACCAGGCCGCCGAGGCGGGCGCCGAGGCGGTGGCCGTCGCCGACGCGGGCGCGGCCGCGCAGGTCGAGCGGCTGCTGCGGGAGCGCGGCTGCCACGCGAAGGTCCTGGCCGGTGCCGAGGGGGTCGCCGAGCTCGCCGCCTGGCAGTGCGACGTGGTGCTGAACGGCATCACCGGGGCGCTGGGCCTGGAGTCCACCCTGGCCGCGCTGCGCGCCGGGCGGCTCCTCGCGCTGGCCAACAAGGAGTCGCTGATCATCGGCGGCCCGCTGGTCCGGGAGGCGGCCCAGCCCGGGCAGATCGTCCCGGTCGACTCCGAGCACTTCGCGCTCGCCCAGTGCTACCCGCGGGTGCCCGCCGCGGAGCTCACCAGCCTGGCCCAGGGCCAGGTCGACGCCCGGGTGGACGACGTGCGCCGGCTGGTCATCACCGCCAGCGGCGGGCCGTTCCGCGGCCGCACCCGGGACGAGCTGGCCGGCGTCGGCCCCGAGGACGCGCTGCGCCACCCCACCTGGAGCATGGGGCCGGTGATCACCGTCAACTCCGCGACCCTGGTCAACAAGGGCCTGGAGGTGATCGAGGCGCACCTGCTCTTCGACGTCCCGCTGGAGCGGATCGAGGTCGTGGTGCACCCGCAGTCGGTGATCCACTCCATGGTGGAGTACACCGACGGCTCCACCCTGGCCCAGGCCAGCCCGCCCAGCATGCGCATCCCGATCGCCTACGGCATGTCCTGGCCGCACCGGGTCGCCGGGGCGGCGCCCGGCGTCGACTGGACCCGGGCGCAGAACTGGACCTTCGAGCCGCTGGACCACGAGGCGTTCCCCGCCGTCCGGCTGGCCTGCGAGGTGGGCGAGGCCGGCGGCACCGCCCCGGCCGTCTACAACGCGGCCAACGAGGAGGCGGTCGACGCCTTCCTCGGCGGACGCCTGGCATTTCCCGCGATCGTGGACACGGTGGCACGGGTAGTCTCAGAACGACAGCGGGCCGGCGAACCGTCCGCGCTGACACCGGAGGACGTCCGGGCCGCCGACGCCTGGGCCCGCGCCCGGGCCGGGGAGCTGATCTCCGGGGCCGCCTGATGGAGAGGTAACGACGTACATGGCCACAGCATTGACCGTCGCCGGGATCATCCTGTTCTTCCTGGGCCTGCTCTTCTCCATCGCCTGGCACGAGCTCGGCCACCTGTCCACCGCGAAGATGTTCGGCATCCGCTGCACCCAGTACATGGTGGGCTTCGGCCCCACCCTGTGGTCGCGGACCAGGGGCGACACCGAGTACGGGCTCAAGGCGGTCCCGCTCGGCGGCTACGTGCGCATGGTCGGGATGATCCCGCCCGCCTCGGAGCGGGACGAGGGCAAGCCGATGGGCCGCTGGCGCCGGATGATCGAGGAGGCCCGGGAGGCCAGCTTCGTCGAGCTGGAGGAGGGCGACGAGGAGCGCCAGTTCTACCAGCGCGCCCCGTGGAAGCGGCTGATCGTCATGTTCGCCGGCCCGGCGATGAACCTCATCCTGGCGGTGGTGCTGTTCATCGTGGTCCTGATGGGCATCGGCATCCAGCAGCCGGGCACCGCGGTCGAGTCGGTCGCCGAGTGCGTGGTGGCCGCGGACGCCGCCGACCAGAGCTGCCCGGAGGACGCCCCGCCCACGCCCGCCGCCGAGGCCGGGTTCGAGCCGGGCGACCGGATCGTGCAGATCGCCGGCGAGCCGGTCCCGGACTGGGCCGCCGCCAACGAGCTGATCCGCGACTCGATCGGCCCGACCGAGTTCACCGTGGAGCGCGGCGGCGAGCGGATCGAGCTCACCGCCGACCTGATCGAGAACGACGTCGTCGCCCGGGACGCCGAGGGCGAGGTCATCGTCAAGACCGGTCCGGACGGCGAGCCGCTCACCGACGAGCAGGGCTACCAGATCCCGGAGACCCAGAAGGCCGGCTTCCTCGGCATCACCTTCCAGAACGAGCGGACCCCGCTGGCCGTCGGCGAGACCGCCTCCTACATGGGCGACACCATCGTCGGCGTGGGCCAGGCCATCATCTCGCTGCCGAGCAAGGTGGACGACGTCTTCCGGGCCGCCTTCCTCGGCGAGGAGCGCGGCGTGGACTCCCCGGTGGGCATCGTGGGCGCCTCCCGGATCGGCGGCGAGGTGCTCTCCCAGCCCATCCCGCTGCTGGACCGGGCCGCGTTCATGCTGAACATGCTGGCCGGGGTGAACCTCTTCCTGTTCGCCTTCAACATGCTGCCGATCCTGCCGCTGGACGGCGGGCACATGCTCGGCGCGCTCTGGGAGTGGGTGCGCCGCGGCATCGCCCGGGTCTTCAAGCGCCCCGACCCCGGCCCGTTCGACGTGGCCAAGCTGATGCCGGTCGCCTACGTGGTGGTCGCCTGCTTCCTGGTGTTCAGCGCCATGCTGCTCATCGCCGACGTGGTCAACCCGGTCCGGATCATGCAGTGACACCCGGCCGGTGAACGGCCCGCACCGGTGAACGGCGCGGGCACCGCCCGGGGCGGGGAGGTGAACCCTCCGCGACCCGGGCGGCGCCGTTCCGGGCGGTGCGGCGGGGCGGTGGGCGGATTGGCGCACCCCGGCGCGGGCGGCGGGTAACCTGGGCATCGCGCGCGGACGGCGAGGTTCCCTCGGCCGCTCGGCCCCTTCCCGTGCCGCTCCGCCGCGGGCGCCCGGACGCGCCCCGTACCTTCGACTTCAACCGAAGCCGCCGGATCGGCCCGGCGGCCCATGAGGTGAGACCGCGTGACCGTCGATCTTGGCATCCCTGTCGCCCGTCCGCGCCCGCTGGCGCAGCGGCGCAAGTCCCGGCAGATCATGGTCGGCAACGTTCCCGTGGGCGGGGACGCCCCGGTGTCGGTGCAGTCGATGACGACCACCGTCACCTCCGACATCAACGCGACGCTCCAGCAGATCGCCGAGCTGACCGCCAGCGGCTGCCAGATCGTCCGCGTGGCGGTGCCCAGCGCCGACGACGCCGAGGCGCTGCCGATCATCGCGAAGAAGTCGCAGATCCCGGTCATCGCCGACATCCACTTCCAGCCCAAGTACGTCTTCGCCGCCATCGACGCGGGCTGCGCGGCGGTGCGGGTCAACCCGGGCAACATCAAGAAGTTCGACGACAAGGTGGGCGAGATCGCCAAGGCGGCCAGTGAGGCCGGCACCCCGATCCGGATCGGCGTCAACGCCGGGTCGCTGGACAAGCGGCTGCTGGCCAAGTACGGCAAGGCCACCCCCGAGGCGCTGGTGGAGTCGGCGCTGTGGGAGTGCTCGCTCTTCGAGGAGCACGGCTTCCGCGACATCAAGATCTCGGTCAAGCACAACGACCCGGTCGTGATGATCAACGCCTACCGCCAGCTCGCCGAGCAGTGCGACTACCCGCTGCACCTGGGCGTCACCGAGGCCGGACCGGCCTTCCAGGGCACCGTCAAGTCCGCGGTGGCCTTCGGCGCGCTGCTGGCCGAGGGCATCGGCGACACGATCCGGGTGTCGCTGTCCGCGCCGCCGGCCGAGGAGGTCAAGGTCGGCACCCAGATCCTGGAGTCGCTGGGCCTGCGCGAGCGCGGCCTGGAGATCGTCTCCTGCCCCAGCTGCGGCCGGGCCCAGGTCGACGTCTACACCCTGGCCGACGAGGTGACCGCCGGCCTGGACGGCCTGGACGTGCCGCTGCGGGTGGCCGTCATGGGCTGCGTGGTCAACGGCCCGGGCGAGGCGCGCGAGGCCGACCTGGGGGTGGCCTCGGGCAACGGCAAGGGCCAGATCTTCGTCAAGGGCGAGGTCATCAAGACCGTGCCGGAGTCCAAGATCGTGGAGACCCTGATCGAGGAGGCCATGCGGATCGCCGAGGAGATGAAGGACGGCGGCGCCGCCTCCGGCGAGCCCACCGTCTCCGTCGCCGGCTGACCCGGCGGGGCTCCGGGGAGGATCCGGCCGAGGGGGCGGGACGCAGACGCGTCCCGCCCCCTCGGCCGTGCGGCCCGCTTCTCCGGCGGCCGCAGGGCCGATACGGTCGGGGATTTCGGGCGTCCACCGTGCATGTTCGCCCGGTCGGTTGCGCATAACCGGACATCGGCGACGGAGTGTGGCGTGACAGAGGCCATGCGTCGAATGTGTGTGACATCCTGCACATCCGACGCCGGATCATTGCGTGGCTCGGCAACGATCGGCGGGCTTTCCGGGTTAATGGGCAATGAACAGTGGTTCTGTCATCCAGGTAACATCGCTACTGTTGCCGAGGCGCGCTTTGTGCTTCCGTGGGTCGAATGCGAACTCTCCTTGGGGGAGTTCCCTGGGGGCGCGCCCGGCCCAGATGTCCGAAATCCCCCGAGGAGTCCGCAGTTGGTTGAGCAGAAGACGGCCGGTGCGCCGCAGGTGGCCGGCCCCCGGCAGGGGGCGCTCGCGGAGCGCATCCTGCGCCGCAAGCCGGTCGAGCGCCTCGCCTCCGAGGCCGGACAGGGCGAAGGCGGCAGCCTGCGGCGCTCCATGGGGCTCGCGCAGCTGACCATGATCAGCATCGGTGCCACGCTGGGCACCGGGATCTTCGTGGTGCTGGGCGAGGCGGTCCCGATCGCCGGCCCCGCGGTGGTCCTCTCCTTCGTGATCGCCGGCGTCACCGCGCTCTTCTCCGCGCTGGCCTACGCCGAGCTCGCCGGCATGATCCCCGCCTCGGGGTCGGCCTACTCCTACGCCTACGCCACCATGGGCGAGCTGGTCGCCTGGGTGTGCGGCTGGTGCCTGATGCTCACCTACGGCGTCTCGGTCGCCGCGGTCGCGGTCGGCTGGGGCGAGTACATCAACGAACTGCTCCGCCTGGTCACCGGGGTCACCCTGCCCGGCGCGCTGACCCAGCCGCCCGGCGCCGACGGCGGGATCGTCAACATCCCGGCCGCGGTGGTGGTGCTGCTCGCCATGGTCGCGCTGCTCGGCGGGGTCCGGGAGAGCGCCGCGCTGAACGGCGTGATGGTCGCGATCAAGGTCGCCGTGATGGTCATGTTCGTGGGCATCGCCTTCACCGCGATCCAGGACGGCAACTTCGCGCCGTTCATGCCGCTGGGCATGGCCGGGGTGAGCGCGGCCGGCGCCACCCTGTTCTTCTCCTACATCGGCTTCGACGCCGCCTCCACCGCGGGCGAGGAGGCCAAGAACCCGCAGCGCGACCTGCCGCGGGCGATCATGCTCTCGCTGATCATCGTCACCGCCATCTACTGCCTGGTGGCCTTCGTCGCGGTCGGCGCCATGCCGTGGACCGACTTCGCC from Nocardiopsis composta encodes:
- a CDS encoding CocE/NonD family hydrolase, which produces MRAFRAACAAVLASLLAVALTAPPAHAGTGTDVEYQTITGHGGIDIPALVITPTGYEGPRPLLVMPSAWATNKLLYVGAAKKLAYESGYQVVSYTSRGFWNSGGGIEVAGPEDVADARAVIDWALENTDADPDRIGMAGISYGAGISLLTAAADDRVKAVGALSGWADLAESIYANETISYQAVELLIAAGHLTGNPGEKLLEMEREYRKGNVQPALDLAPERSVSTKLDAINANGTAVMIGHAWNDGIFPPGQMTDFYRELEGPKRLMLSAGDHATPEAFGAVGLPNETWEELNRWFDHHLKGEDNGVDAEDPVRVKPNNGRGDWASYPDWDAVSEGELAYGLSEPRRSWENWQSTGGLVEEAETGWNYRAGAGRGTTAESGTLLLSGALQQFADIPTGVSLPLVNRSYAGVWTGPALSEGTRVSGSPEATVTVTPSTADQSLYFYLYAVDKHGTGALVTHEPYTLRDAEPGTPATVDVEFEPVVWDVPAGHRLALVVDTKDARYTDSGARGESVEFTSPEDAPSGLTVPTAAPPSGAA
- the dxr gene encoding 1-deoxy-D-xylulose-5-phosphate reductoisomerase; this encodes MILGSTGSIGTQALDVVRGAPGRFRVVGLAAGGGRPDLLADQAAEAGAEAVAVADAGAAAQVERLLRERGCHAKVLAGAEGVAELAAWQCDVVLNGITGALGLESTLAALRAGRLLALANKESLIIGGPLVREAAQPGQIVPVDSEHFALAQCYPRVPAAELTSLAQGQVDARVDDVRRLVITASGGPFRGRTRDELAGVGPEDALRHPTWSMGPVITVNSATLVNKGLEVIEAHLLFDVPLERIEVVVHPQSVIHSMVEYTDGSTLAQASPPSMRIPIAYGMSWPHRVAGAAPGVDWTRAQNWTFEPLDHEAFPAVRLACEVGEAGGTAPAVYNAANEEAVDAFLGGRLAFPAIVDTVARVVSERQRAGEPSALTPEDVRAADAWARARAGELISGAA
- a CDS encoding M50 family metallopeptidase, whose protein sequence is MATALTVAGIILFFLGLLFSIAWHELGHLSTAKMFGIRCTQYMVGFGPTLWSRTRGDTEYGLKAVPLGGYVRMVGMIPPASERDEGKPMGRWRRMIEEAREASFVELEEGDEERQFYQRAPWKRLIVMFAGPAMNLILAVVLFIVVLMGIGIQQPGTAVESVAECVVAADAADQSCPEDAPPTPAAEAGFEPGDRIVQIAGEPVPDWAAANELIRDSIGPTEFTVERGGERIELTADLIENDVVARDAEGEVIVKTGPDGEPLTDEQGYQIPETQKAGFLGITFQNERTPLAVGETASYMGDTIVGVGQAIISLPSKVDDVFRAAFLGEERGVDSPVGIVGASRIGGEVLSQPIPLLDRAAFMLNMLAGVNLFLFAFNMLPILPLDGGHMLGALWEWVRRGIARVFKRPDPGPFDVAKLMPVAYVVVACFLVFSAMLLIADVVNPVRIMQ
- the ispG gene encoding flavodoxin-dependent (E)-4-hydroxy-3-methylbut-2-enyl-diphosphate synthase — protein: MTVDLGIPVARPRPLAQRRKSRQIMVGNVPVGGDAPVSVQSMTTTVTSDINATLQQIAELTASGCQIVRVAVPSADDAEALPIIAKKSQIPVIADIHFQPKYVFAAIDAGCAAVRVNPGNIKKFDDKVGEIAKAASEAGTPIRIGVNAGSLDKRLLAKYGKATPEALVESALWECSLFEEHGFRDIKISVKHNDPVVMINAYRQLAEQCDYPLHLGVTEAGPAFQGTVKSAVAFGALLAEGIGDTIRVSLSAPPAEEVKVGTQILESLGLRERGLEIVSCPSCGRAQVDVYTLADEVTAGLDGLDVPLRVAVMGCVVNGPGEAREADLGVASGNGKGQIFVKGEVIKTVPESKIVETLIEEAMRIAEEMKDGGAASGEPTVSVAG
- a CDS encoding amino acid permease, with protein sequence MVEQKTAGAPQVAGPRQGALAERILRRKPVERLASEAGQGEGGSLRRSMGLAQLTMISIGATLGTGIFVVLGEAVPIAGPAVVLSFVIAGVTALFSALAYAELAGMIPASGSAYSYAYATMGELVAWVCGWCLMLTYGVSVAAVAVGWGEYINELLRLVTGVTLPGALTQPPGADGGIVNIPAAVVVLLAMVALLGGVRESAALNGVMVAIKVAVMVMFVGIAFTAIQDGNFAPFMPLGMAGVSAAGATLFFSYIGFDAASTAGEEAKNPQRDLPRAIMLSLIIVTAIYCLVAFVAVGAMPWTDFADTEASLAHILTVVTGTPVWSVVFAIGAVIAIASVVLVVLYGQTRILFAMSRDGLIPKVFSKLDRRGNPSANTVILSVAIAVLAAVVPLGHLADATSIGTLFAFGLVNVAVLVLRRSRPDIERRFRMPLAPLTPILGVASCAYLMLSMGAATWITFAVWMAVGFAVYFGYSMKRSVLHRETEEAQAAG